In a genomic window of Suricata suricatta isolate VVHF042 chromosome 12, meerkat_22Aug2017_6uvM2_HiC, whole genome shotgun sequence:
- the CPNE1 gene encoding copine-1 isoform X2, translated as MAHCVTLVQLSISCDHLIDKDIGSKSDPLCVLLQDVGGGNWAELGRTERVRNCSNPEFSKTLRLEYHFETVQKLRFGIYDIDNKTPELGDDDFLGGAECSLGQIVSSQIITLPLMLKPGKPAGRGTITVSAQEMKDNRVVTMEVEARNLDKKDFLGKSDPFLEFFRQGDGKWHLAYRSEVIKNNLNPTWKRFSVSLQHFCGGDPSTPIQVRCSDYDSDGSHDLIGTFYTSLAQLQAVPAEFECIHPEKQQKKKSYKNSGTVCVKVCQVETQYSFLDYVMGGCQINFTVGIDFTGSNGDPSSPDSLHYLSPTGVNEYLTALWSVGSVIQDYDSDKLFPAFGFGAQVPPDWQVSHEFALNFNSNNPYCTGIQGIVDAYRQALPQVRLYGPTNFAPIINHVARFATQAAHQRTASQYFVLLLLTDGAVTDVEATREAVVRASHLPMSVIIVGVGGADFEAMEQLDADGGPLHTRSGEAAARDIVQFVPYRRFQNAPQEALAQTVLAEVPTQLVSYFKAQGWAPFKPLPPPAKGPAQTPQV; from the exons ATGgcccactgtgtgaccttggttcAGCTGTCCATTTCCTGTGACCACCTCATTGACAAGGACATCGGCTCCAAGTCTGATCCACTCTGCGTCCTTTTACAGGATGTGGGAGGGGGCAACTGGGCTGAG CTCGGCCGAACTGAGCGAGTACGGAACTGCTCGAACCCTGAGTTCTCCAAGACTCTGCGGCTTGAGTACCACTTTGAAACAGTCCAGAAGCTTCGATTTGGCATCTATGACATAGACAACAAGACACCTGAGCTGGGAGATGATGACTTCCTAGGAGGGGCTGAGTGTTCCCTAGGACAG atTGTGTCCAGCCAGATAATAACTCTGCCTTTGATGCTGAAGCCTGGAAAACCTGCTGGACGGGGGACTATCACG GTATCAGCTCAGGAGATGAAGGATAATCGTGTAGTGACCATGGAGGTGGAGGCCAGAAACCTAGATAAGAAG GACTTCTTGGGGAAATCGGATCCATTCTTGGAGTTCTTCCGTCAGGGTGATGGGAAATGGCACCTGGCATACAGATCTGAG GTAATCAAGAACAACTTGAACCCTACATGGAAGCGCTTCTCTGTTTCCCTTCAGCATTTCTGTGGGGGAGACCCCAGCACACCCATCCAG GTGCGATGCTCAGACTATGACAGTGATGGTTCACATGATCTCATTGGTACCTTCTACACAAGCTTGGCCCAGCTACAAGCAGTCCCG GCTGAGTTTGAATGCATCCACCCTGagaaacagcagaaaaagaaaagctacaagAACTCTGGGACTGTCTGTGTTAAGGTTTGCCAG GTAGAAACACAGTATTCATTCCTGGACTATGTGATGGGAGGCTGTCAAATCAACTTCACT gTAGGTATAGACTTCACGGGCTCCAATGGAGACCCTTCCTCCCCGGACTCCCTCCACTACCTGAGCCCAACAGGGGTCAACGAGTACCTGACAGCACTGTGGAGTGTGGGCAGCGTGATTCAGGACTATGATTC GGACAAGCTGTTCCCAGCATTTGGATTTGgggcccaggtgccccctgactgGCAG GTTTCCCATGAATTTGCCTTGAACTTCAACTCCAATAATCCCTACTGCACAG GCATCCAGGGCATTGTGGATGCCTACCGCCAAGCCCTGCCCCAAGTTCGCCTCTATGGCCCCACCAACTTTGCACCCATCATCAACCATGTGGCCAGGTTTGCAACCCAGGCTGCACATCAGAGGACTGCCTCG CAATACTTCGTGCTGTTGCTCCTGACTGATGGTGCTGTGACAGATGTGGAGGCTACACGTGAGGCTGTGGTGCGTGCTTCACACCTGCCCATGTCAGTGATCATCGTGGGTGTGGGTGGTGCTGACTTCGAGGCCATGGAGCAGCTGGATGCTGATGGTGGACCCCTGCATACACGCTCCGGGGAGGCAGCTGCCCGTGATATCGTGCAGTTTGTGCCCTACCGCCGCTtccagaat GCCCCTCAGGAGGCACTGGCACAGACTGTGCTTGCAGAGGTACCCACACAGCTGGTCTCCTACTTCAAGGCCCAAGGTTGGGCCCCATTCAAGCCACTTCCACCCCCAGCCAAGGGCCCTGCACAGACCCCTCAGGTCTAG